The Paenalcaligenes faecalis genome has a window encoding:
- a CDS encoding RNA-guided endonuclease InsQ/TnpB family protein: MLIAHRIALDPNNVQATYFARAAGTARFAYNWALAEWKCQYEAWKLDNRQTKPTQAALRRQLNAIKREQFPWMLEVTKNAPQMAIIQLGQAFQNFFAGRAKYPQPRKKGVHDRFTLTNDQFSIDGCRIRIPNLGWVRMRESLRFAGKILSATVSRVADRWFVSIAVDTQDDSHLPQAKNQGVVGVDLGVAALATLSTGEPPIPGPKPHKALQARLQRLSRSLSRKQKGSANRKKAKAKLARLHARIAAIRSDALHKLTTDLTRRFHTIGIEDLNVRGMVRNRHLARSIADMGFFEFRRQLEYKTVMRGGQVVVADRFYPSSKTCSACGHRLEALPLVVREWTCPACGVVHDRDLNAATNLKNMAVSSTVSACGEEGAGRTRKSAVKPASVKQEASSRFSQK; the protein is encoded by the coding sequence ATGCTGATCGCGCATCGCATCGCGCTTGATCCGAACAACGTACAGGCGACCTACTTTGCCCGCGCAGCAGGCACGGCCCGCTTTGCTTACAATTGGGCGCTGGCTGAGTGGAAATGCCAATATGAGGCATGGAAGTTGGACAACCGCCAAACCAAGCCCACACAGGCGGCGCTACGCCGCCAGTTGAATGCCATCAAGCGCGAGCAATTTCCCTGGATGCTTGAAGTCACCAAGAACGCGCCACAAATGGCGATCATTCAGTTGGGGCAAGCATTTCAGAACTTCTTCGCTGGCCGCGCCAAATATCCGCAGCCCCGCAAGAAGGGCGTGCACGACCGTTTCACGCTCACCAATGACCAGTTCAGCATCGACGGCTGCCGCATACGCATCCCCAATCTGGGATGGGTGCGCATGCGCGAGTCGTTGCGCTTCGCGGGCAAGATCCTGTCGGCCACGGTCTCCCGTGTGGCCGACCGCTGGTTTGTCAGCATTGCCGTGGATACCCAAGACGATTCACATCTACCCCAAGCTAAAAACCAAGGCGTGGTGGGCGTGGATTTGGGTGTTGCGGCGCTGGCGACGCTCTCAACGGGAGAGCCGCCGATCCCCGGTCCGAAGCCTCACAAGGCGCTGCAGGCCCGGTTGCAACGGCTCTCGCGCAGTCTGAGCCGCAAACAAAAAGGATCAGCCAATCGCAAGAAGGCCAAGGCGAAGCTGGCGAGGCTGCATGCCCGCATTGCCGCGATCCGTTCGGACGCCCTGCACAAGCTCACGACGGACCTCACGCGCCGATTCCACACCATTGGCATTGAGGACCTGAACGTGCGCGGCATGGTGAGGAACCGCCATCTGGCCCGCTCCATCGCCGATATGGGCTTCTTCGAGTTCCGTCGGCAACTGGAATACAAGACGGTGATGCGCGGCGGGCAGGTCGTTGTGGCAGATCGGTTCTACCCGAGCAGCAAGACGTGTTCGGCTTGCGGGCACAGGCTCGAAGCTCTGCCGCTGGTCGTGCGCGAGTGGACGTGCCCCGCCTGTGGCGTGGTCCATGACCGCGACCTGAACGCGGCAACCAATCTGAAGAACATGGCGGTGAGTTCCACCGTGTCAGCCTGTGGAGAGGAAGGCGCTGGCCGCACTCGCAAGAGCGCGGTGAAACCGGCCTCGGTGAAGCAGGAAGCAAGCAGCAGATTTAGTCAGAAATGA
- a CDS encoding PRC-barrel domain-containing protein has translation MDPIRSEHASAPVGQATINSAPYTHYPNGCSVKDDLLSQDVYNEYDEKMGDVRDVILGADGRAQYYVVGVGGFLGMGEHAVRIACDHIEHTADRFILRGYTKDQLKELPNTHHLRQI, from the coding sequence ATGGATCCAATTCGTTCTGAACATGCTAGCGCCCCAGTTGGGCAGGCTACTATCAACTCAGCCCCCTACACTCATTACCCTAATGGTTGCTCTGTGAAAGACGACCTGTTGAGTCAGGATGTATACAATGAGTATGATGAAAAAATGGGTGATGTGCGCGATGTGATATTAGGCGCAGATGGCCGCGCTCAATACTATGTAGTTGGAGTGGGAGGCTTTTTAGGAATGGGTGAGCATGCGGTGCGTATTGCATGTGATCACATTGAGCACACCGCAGATCGTTTTATTTTGCGAGGTTACACGAAAGACCAGCTCAAAGAACTACCTAATACGCATCACTTACGTCAAATCTAA
- a CDS encoding MAPEG family protein, whose amino-acid sequence MSVALLIFLAALLPFVAAVSAKFGGDGFTNHEPRGWLAKQSGWRGRANAAQTNTFEALPLFYAALLYAHFSGVEPELIHWYGVAWLVFRLAYIVAYIKGKASLRSLLWAISFAINGLLLFSVKAI is encoded by the coding sequence ATGTCGGTAGCATTACTTATATTTTTAGCTGCACTTTTGCCTTTTGTGGCTGCTGTAAGTGCTAAGTTCGGTGGAGATGGGTTTACGAATCATGAACCTAGAGGCTGGTTAGCAAAGCAATCTGGCTGGCGTGGGCGAGCTAATGCTGCACAAACGAATACGTTTGAGGCATTGCCTTTATTTTATGCTGCCCTTTTATATGCTCACTTTAGTGGGGTAGAGCCCGAATTAATTCACTGGTATGGTGTGGCATGGTTAGTGTTTAGACTGGCTTATATTGTTGCTTATATTAAAGGTAAGGCGTCGTTGCGTAGTTTATTATGGGCAATTTCTTTTGCGATTAATGGGTTACTGCTTTTCTCTGTCAAAGCCATCTAA
- a CDS encoding IS607 family transposase, giving the protein MERLVSIGEAAKALGVSITTLRRWEASGRLAAEYTAGGHRRYDLAKLKPELFRAAADTQRRTVAYARVSSHDQKDDLERQKQVLELYCARQGWTFEVIADLGSGMNYHKKGLKKLLEAIIDGQIGRLVITHKDRLLRFGAELVFAICEAKGVEVVILNQGEDTTFEEDLAKDVLEIITVFSARLYGSRSRKNQKLLDGVKAAVEASQC; this is encoded by the coding sequence ATGGAGAGATTAGTTAGCATAGGTGAAGCCGCCAAGGCGCTGGGCGTGTCCATCACGACCCTGCGCCGCTGGGAGGCGTCGGGCAGACTGGCCGCCGAGTACACGGCGGGCGGCCACCGCCGCTACGACCTCGCCAAGCTCAAGCCCGAACTGTTCCGCGCTGCGGCGGACACGCAGCGCCGCACCGTGGCTTATGCCCGCGTCTCCAGCCACGACCAGAAGGATGATTTGGAGCGCCAAAAGCAGGTGCTGGAACTGTACTGCGCCCGCCAAGGCTGGACATTCGAGGTCATCGCTGATCTTGGCTCCGGCATGAACTACCACAAGAAGGGCCTCAAAAAGCTGCTGGAGGCCATCATCGACGGCCAAATCGGGCGCTTGGTGATCACGCACAAAGACCGGCTGCTGCGCTTCGGTGCGGAACTGGTGTTCGCCATTTGCGAAGCCAAGGGCGTCGAGGTGGTGATCCTCAACCAAGGCGAAGACACGACGTTCGAGGAAGATCTGGCGAAGGACGTGCTGGAGATTATTACCGTATTCAGCGCACGACTGTATGGCTCGCGCTCGCGTAAGAATCAGAAACTGCTCGATGGCGTAAAGGCCGCCGTGGAGGCATCGCAATGCTGA
- the cysT gene encoding sulfate ABC transporter permease subunit CysT yields MSTSAFNWRFIEQKAVLPGFGLSLGVSVLYISLVILLPLSALLMYVSDMSLAEYWAAISHPRVIASYKTTVGAALISTLFISLIGLLLAWVLSRYEFVGRRIVDGLIDLPFALPTAVAGLILATLFAPNGWLGHYFDALGIKIAFAWPGIVLAMSFTSLPFIVRSVQPLIENIDNSLDEAAETLGAQPWQRFYYVILPLLLPGLVTGASQAFIRCLGEFGAVIFIAGNTPYQTEVSSLMIFVRLAEYDYASAAAIASVVLATSLLLLFGLQIVQNRLFDKKH; encoded by the coding sequence ATGTCTACCTCAGCATTTAACTGGCGCTTCATCGAACAAAAAGCGGTTTTACCTGGCTTTGGTTTAAGCTTGGGCGTCAGTGTTTTATATATTAGTTTAGTTATCCTATTACCCCTGTCGGCCTTACTCATGTACGTCAGCGACATGAGTCTGGCTGAATACTGGGCTGCTATTAGCCATCCCCGAGTCATCGCTAGCTACAAAACAACGGTTGGCGCTGCCTTAATTTCCACGCTATTTATCAGCCTGATTGGGCTGCTGTTAGCGTGGGTACTAAGCCGCTATGAGTTTGTAGGCAGACGTATTGTTGATGGTCTGATTGATCTGCCCTTTGCATTACCTACTGCCGTTGCAGGACTTATATTGGCTACGCTATTTGCTCCTAATGGTTGGTTAGGTCATTATTTTGATGCACTAGGCATAAAAATTGCTTTTGCTTGGCCTGGTATTGTCTTAGCAATGAGCTTTACTAGCCTGCCTTTTATAGTGCGATCTGTTCAGCCACTCATCGAAAATATCGATAACTCGCTTGATGAAGCCGCTGAAACCTTAGGGGCGCAACCGTGGCAACGTTTTTACTATGTCATTTTACCGCTTCTCCTACCAGGCTTAGTGACCGGTGCCTCTCAAGCATTTATTCGTTGTTTAGGAGAGTTTGGTGCGGTTATTTTTATTGCAGGCAATACTCCTTATCAAACAGAAGTGTCTTCTCTTATGATTTTTGTGCGTTTAGCCGAATATGATTATGCATCGGCTGCCGCTATTGCCTCTGTTGTGTTAGCGACCTCACTCTTATTATTATTTGGTTTGCAAATCGTCCAAAATCGCTTATTCGATAAAAAACACTAA
- a CDS encoding PRC-barrel domain-containing protein, which produces MNKLTAITVCSLACAFGSSAFAQSTPPSAPSAAGTSAVQSEMVRGWGVKNNLIGKSVYNEQDEKIGDIRDVILDAKGTATHYVLGVGGFLGMGEHDVSLPFSELQPGKDRFTLQGYTKDRLKELPQWK; this is translated from the coding sequence ATGAATAAATTAACAGCTATCACTGTATGCTCATTAGCTTGTGCATTTGGTTCTAGTGCGTTTGCTCAGTCCACACCACCTTCTGCTCCGTCTGCAGCAGGAACTTCCGCGGTTCAGTCAGAAATGGTAAGAGGGTGGGGAGTCAAAAATAATCTGATAGGAAAAAGCGTTTATAACGAGCAGGATGAAAAAATTGGTGACATCCGTGATGTGATTTTGGATGCAAAGGGTACTGCTACCCATTATGTATTGGGCGTAGGTGGTTTTTTAGGAATGGGGGAGCATGATGTGTCCTTACCATTTAGTGAGTTACAACCGGGCAAGGATCGCTTTACTTTGCAAGGCTACACGAAAGATCGCTTGAAAGAGTTACCCCAATGGAAGTGA
- a CDS encoding PACE efflux transporter: MITLSPLKRRLVYVTVFEIFAILFSTLILMGLSGSDAQDSLPVAIIVSVTAVIWNYVYNTLFESWERRHQIMDRTLRIRCFHAIGFEGGLLVFCLPIYMLWYGVGLWTAFVMEAALLLFFLVYTFVFTLIFDKIFTLHHQNPYADA, from the coding sequence TTGATAACACTCAGTCCACTTAAACGCCGTCTCGTCTATGTCACTGTTTTTGAAATTTTTGCCATTCTGTTCTCTACCCTCATACTCATGGGGCTAAGCGGCAGCGATGCACAAGACTCACTGCCTGTGGCCATTATTGTTTCTGTTACTGCCGTAATCTGGAACTATGTCTACAACACCTTATTTGAATCCTGGGAACGACGCCATCAGATCATGGATCGCACTCTGCGGATACGTTGCTTTCATGCGATAGGATTTGAAGGTGGGCTATTGGTGTTTTGCTTACCTATTTATATGCTCTGGTATGGAGTCGGCCTCTGGACCGCTTTTGTGATGGAAGCCGCCCTCCTTCTTTTCTTTTTAGTCTATACCTTTGTATTCACCCTCATTTTTGATAAGATTTTTACCCTACATCATCAAAACCCCTATGCGGATGCTTAA
- a CDS encoding glutaredoxin family protein produces MILKAFRNGLGSLIAGVDCLTRPAKKQRSPEDQAQVDAAAASLSLYQFHACPFCIKVRRVLHTLNVPVALHDVNKSPAAELELTQKGGKRQVPCLRIKESDGSERWLYESKAIIQYLETRFGD; encoded by the coding sequence ATGATTTTAAAAGCATTTAGAAATGGTTTGGGTTCACTGATTGCAGGGGTGGATTGCCTAACACGTCCTGCTAAAAAACAGCGTAGTCCAGAGGATCAGGCACAGGTAGACGCCGCTGCAGCTTCTCTATCTCTTTATCAGTTTCATGCGTGTCCCTTTTGTATAAAGGTGCGTCGAGTCCTTCATACCTTGAACGTACCAGTGGCATTACATGACGTAAATAAAAGTCCAGCGGCAGAGCTAGAGCTTACTCAAAAAGGGGGGAAGCGCCAGGTGCCTTGTTTACGAATTAAGGAAAGTGATGGTTCAGAGCGCTGGCTCTATGAATCAAAAGCAATTATTCAATACTTAGAAACTCGTTTTGGTGACTAA
- a CDS encoding AI-2E family transporter has product MSTRTRLYFRSFILLLSIVSIAFIWILLPFYGAIFWGVILAIIFAPVQRKLLHKTKGRKTLSALLNLAFILLIVIIPVILLSGAIIQEIMSLYKRMDSGDINVAAYLEQIIASLPPSITESLHRFGIANLDDIGAKFSAFAMSAGQFLTKQAVSIGSNTFQFIVGLGVMLYLLFFLLKDGSDLARHCSTLVPLSEDQKSHLFRKFTTVVRATVKGNIAVAATQGALGGIMFWILDVDGALFWGVLMGVLSLLPAVGASLIWAPVAIYFFSTGAVTQGIILTAFGLLVIGLADNVLRPLLVGKDTKIPDYVILISTLGGLSLFGLNGFVIGPLIAAMFMACWDLFPSAIQRQDDLQDANLLEVHAGPIDTIEPPSNNTETLKT; this is encoded by the coding sequence ATGTCTACACGCACAAGGCTGTATTTCCGCAGCTTCATTCTATTGCTTAGCATCGTCTCGATCGCTTTCATATGGATATTACTCCCCTTTTATGGAGCTATTTTCTGGGGCGTTATTCTTGCTATTATCTTTGCTCCTGTACAACGTAAACTCTTACACAAAACCAAAGGTCGCAAAACACTGTCTGCGCTCTTAAATCTGGCTTTTATCTTATTGATTGTTATTATTCCGGTGATACTACTTAGCGGAGCAATCATTCAGGAGATCATGTCTTTATATAAACGCATGGATAGTGGTGATATCAACGTAGCGGCCTATCTAGAGCAAATTATTGCCTCGTTACCTCCTAGCATCACAGAAAGTTTACATCGTTTTGGTATTGCTAATTTAGATGATATAGGGGCTAAGTTCTCTGCATTTGCCATGAGTGCAGGCCAGTTTTTGACCAAACAAGCCGTCAGCATCGGCTCCAACACCTTTCAATTCATTGTTGGTTTAGGGGTGATGCTGTATTTACTCTTTTTCCTACTCAAGGACGGATCTGATTTAGCTCGCCATTGCAGCACCTTAGTTCCTTTAAGCGAGGATCAAAAGTCTCACCTATTTAGAAAATTCACCACTGTGGTGCGCGCTACGGTTAAAGGCAACATTGCTGTTGCTGCCACCCAAGGTGCCCTAGGTGGCATCATGTTTTGGATTTTAGATGTGGATGGTGCTTTATTCTGGGGGGTATTGATGGGAGTGCTCTCTTTACTTCCCGCAGTGGGAGCCTCATTAATCTGGGCTCCTGTTGCTATCTACTTTTTTAGTACGGGCGCTGTCACCCAAGGTATTATCCTAACCGCTTTTGGTCTTTTGGTTATCGGTCTAGCTGATAATGTATTGCGCCCCCTACTCGTGGGTAAAGACACAAAGATACCTGACTATGTCATTCTGATATCTACTCTAGGTGGCTTGTCTTTATTTGGTCTAAACGGTTTTGTTATCGGCCCTCTTATTGCGGCTATGTTTATGGCCTGTTGGGATTTATTCCCCTCTGCTATTCAACGCCAAGATGACCTACAAGACGCAAACCTACTTGAGGTGCATGCTGGCCCTATAGATACAATAGAGCCTCCATCGAACAACACCGAAACCCTAAAAACCTAA
- a CDS encoding DUF924 family protein, whose translation MSASPQAVLHFWFHASTPEQWFTKDPHYDHRIRDQFLTTALAASLGECAAWRYSIQGRLAEIIVLDQFSRNIWRDTPQAFSQDSMALVLAQEAIKQPAFQALSPVQKQFMLMPFMHSESKAIHAEAIQLFKKYTHENSYHYEQLHKNIIDRFGRYPHRNNILNRPSTPEEILFLKEPNSSF comes from the coding sequence ATGTCAGCCAGCCCCCAAGCCGTTCTACACTTTTGGTTCCATGCATCCACCCCGGAACAATGGTTTACCAAAGATCCACATTATGATCATCGTATCCGGGACCAGTTTCTCACTACTGCTCTTGCCGCCTCATTAGGCGAATGTGCCGCATGGCGTTACTCGATCCAAGGTCGTTTAGCAGAAATTATTGTCCTAGATCAGTTCTCTAGAAATATCTGGCGTGATACTCCTCAGGCCTTTAGCCAAGATAGTATGGCCTTAGTTCTGGCTCAAGAAGCCATTAAACAACCGGCTTTTCAGGCCCTTAGCCCTGTTCAAAAACAATTTATGCTCATGCCTTTTATGCATTCTGAGTCTAAAGCTATCCATGCCGAAGCCATTCAGCTTTTCAAGAAATATACTCATGAAAATAGCTACCATTATGAACAGCTACATAAAAACATTATTGATCGATTTGGTCGCTACCCTCATCGTAACAACATCCTAAACAGGCCTTCTACACCAGAAGAAATTCTCTTTTTAAAAGAACCTAACTCCAGTTTTTAG
- a CDS encoding DMT family transporter gives MSPARHQFLVGFFLAGFGSVLFSAKAIVAKLTYEHGADALTVIGFRMLLSLPVFLGIALWQAHRAHKGDIPKLTMAQRAQLVVLGFLGYYLASLLDFMGLQYITASLERLILFLSPTFVLLFSALFLKKVIMAKQWLALALSYLGVSLVFVQDLSLDGDNVLLGAACVLGSALSYAIYLIGSGELLKKIGSTRLVAYAMSTSAVYTLIHFFVVQGWQGLVQPMPVYGLSLIHATLNTVAPTFMIMWSVERIGAPMTAQLGLLGPVSILFLAFWFLGEPITSLQIAGTVLVLTGAMVLGRR, from the coding sequence ATGAGTCCTGCTCGTCACCAGTTTTTGGTGGGGTTTTTTCTTGCTGGCTTTGGGTCGGTGTTATTTTCAGCTAAGGCGATAGTGGCTAAGCTTACGTATGAGCATGGGGCAGATGCACTGACCGTTATTGGTTTTAGGATGTTGCTTTCATTACCTGTTTTTTTAGGGATTGCATTGTGGCAGGCGCATCGTGCTCACAAAGGGGATATTCCCAAATTAACTATGGCGCAACGTGCTCAGCTCGTTGTGTTGGGCTTTTTGGGCTATTACTTAGCCAGTCTATTGGACTTTATGGGGTTGCAGTATATTACGGCCAGTCTAGAGCGTTTGATTCTCTTTTTGTCGCCTACTTTTGTGTTGCTGTTTTCGGCTCTTTTCTTAAAAAAAGTCATTATGGCAAAACAGTGGCTTGCGTTGGCTCTGTCATATCTAGGCGTCAGTTTAGTCTTTGTTCAGGACCTGAGCTTAGATGGGGATAATGTGTTGTTGGGAGCCGCTTGTGTATTAGGCTCAGCATTGTCTTATGCGATTTACTTGATCGGATCTGGGGAGCTATTGAAAAAAATTGGTTCTACGCGCTTAGTGGCCTATGCGATGAGTACCTCGGCGGTTTATACGTTAATTCACTTTTTTGTTGTTCAAGGCTGGCAAGGTTTGGTGCAGCCTATGCCTGTGTATGGCTTGTCTTTAATTCATGCCACCCTAAACACCGTAGCACCCACATTTATGATTATGTGGTCAGTTGAACGCATTGGTGCGCCCATGACAGCTCAATTAGGGTTGCTAGGCCCGGTATCTATTTTGTTTCTTGCCTTTTGGTTTTTGGGTGAGCCGATTACGAGTTTGCAAATTGCTGGGACTGTTTTGGTTCTCACTGGGGCGATGGTGCTAGGCAGACGTTGA
- a CDS encoding HIT domain-containing protein gives MYHLHPTLAADTIYLGHLTLCDVLLMNDSHYPWLILVPRRADIREIYELSEHDQQQLLQESSFVAKTMAAFSQADKINMAALGNMVPQLHLHIIARHTTDAAWPQPVWGKVPVKPYTEQQQQALTSHLSHLLQTDSTS, from the coding sequence ATGTATCACTTACACCCAACTCTTGCTGCTGACACTATCTATTTAGGCCATTTAACCCTATGTGATGTATTACTCATGAACGATAGCCATTATCCTTGGCTAATTTTAGTGCCTCGCCGTGCTGATATACGTGAAATTTATGAGCTATCAGAACATGATCAGCAGCAGCTGCTTCAAGAGTCCAGTTTTGTTGCCAAAACAATGGCGGCCTTTAGTCAAGCAGATAAAATAAATATGGCTGCATTGGGTAATATGGTGCCACAGTTGCATCTACATATTATTGCTAGACACACCACCGATGCAGCATGGCCCCAACCGGTATGGGGTAAAGTACCTGTCAAACCCTATACAGAGCAACAACAGCAAGCACTTACCAGTCATCTGTCCCACCTTTTACAAACGGACAGCACAAGCTAA
- the cysP gene encoding thiosulfate ABC transporter substrate-binding protein CysP — MFKPVVSRLALVGLIAAVPLQVAAQTDKLLNASYDIARELFAEYNPLFVQHWKQETGQDISIEQSHAGTSRQTQAIMQGLKADVVTFNQVTDIDVLAKRGFVAKDWQQQFANNASPYYSTIAFLVRKDNPKNIQNWDDLIRDDVKIVFPNPKTSGNARYSYLGAWLFANETFKGDQEKTKDFVQKLLGNVENFPTGGRGATVAFANNDQGDALLTFESEVINIANGDEFKAQDFQIIVPPVSVLAEFPIAVVEKVTERQKSGDLAKAYLNYLYATPAQELLSRYNYRVHDSSVKSNLPTVRLINPTDVLGTWDQIQDTHFAAGGVLDQLLAK, encoded by the coding sequence ATGTTTAAGCCAGTTGTTTCTCGTCTTGCTCTAGTTGGTCTTATTGCAGCTGTGCCTCTGCAGGTAGCAGCACAAACCGATAAGCTCTTAAATGCGTCTTATGACATTGCGCGTGAACTTTTTGCGGAATATAACCCCCTCTTTGTCCAACATTGGAAACAAGAGACAGGCCAAGACATCAGCATAGAGCAATCCCATGCAGGCACATCACGACAAACTCAAGCAATTATGCAAGGCCTAAAGGCAGATGTAGTCACTTTTAACCAAGTTACTGATATTGATGTGCTAGCTAAAAGAGGCTTTGTAGCCAAAGACTGGCAGCAACAGTTTGCTAATAATGCATCCCCTTATTACAGCACCATTGCTTTTTTAGTACGAAAAGATAACCCTAAAAACATTCAAAACTGGGATGACCTAATTCGAGATGATGTAAAAATCGTTTTCCCTAATCCTAAAACCTCCGGGAATGCTCGCTATAGTTATTTAGGAGCTTGGCTCTTTGCGAATGAAACGTTTAAAGGCGATCAAGAAAAAACCAAAGACTTTGTACAAAAACTATTAGGTAATGTAGAGAATTTCCCCACAGGCGGACGTGGAGCTACTGTTGCCTTTGCCAATAATGATCAAGGTGATGCCTTATTAACCTTTGAGTCTGAGGTTATCAATATTGCAAACGGCGATGAGTTTAAAGCACAGGATTTTCAAATTATTGTTCCCCCTGTAAGTGTTCTAGCCGAATTTCCTATTGCGGTGGTAGAAAAAGTCACCGAGCGTCAAAAAAGTGGTGATCTAGCTAAAGCCTACCTTAATTACCTCTATGCAACCCCTGCCCAAGAACTATTAAGCCGTTACAACTACAGAGTTCATGACAGCAGCGTAAAAAGTAATTTACCTACAGTACGTTTAATTAACCCAACCGATGTATTGGGCACTTGGGATCAAATTCAAGACACGCATTTTGCTGCAGGTGGTGTACTTGATCAACTACTCGCTAAATAA
- a CDS encoding magnesium and cobalt transport protein CorA, producing MSMPLSSSKQNRIKYYVPGQAPQRLDTIDSRPEKISNSVLWISLSDPSVAELERLLPQFTLQQRVIEEMQTKHRRPKVVEYEGLSLVVAITFTAEQGVLRFGETQLLFGDGFLISVWRNTELTDQEIQGYLEESPDLIARGADYIAAEILDFITDDYTQSLLQFENRVEKAETHFFVGRSQKKDIEQVYYLRRSLLRIQSSISPLSELSRRFTRQNVSYIGDDSRAYFAEVADRIARQAELISALRDTLAFAFEGGMMIIQLQQNDITRKLAAWAAIIAIPTAFAGIYGMNFEHMPELSWDYGYPMVLGAMGAVCGSLYYRFKRMKWL from the coding sequence ATGAGTATGCCTCTTTCATCGTCTAAACAAAATCGTATTAAGTATTATGTGCCAGGGCAAGCTCCTCAGCGTCTTGATACGATTGATTCTCGTCCAGAAAAAATAAGTAATAGCGTGTTGTGGATTAGTTTGTCTGATCCAAGTGTGGCGGAGCTAGAGCGTTTATTGCCCCAGTTTACGTTGCAGCAACGCGTGATAGAGGAAATGCAAACCAAGCATCGACGTCCTAAAGTCGTAGAGTACGAAGGCTTAAGCTTGGTGGTGGCTATTACTTTTACAGCAGAGCAAGGTGTATTACGTTTTGGGGAAACTCAATTGCTTTTTGGCGATGGTTTTTTAATTAGCGTGTGGCGTAATACCGAGCTAACAGATCAGGAAATACAAGGTTATTTAGAGGAAAGCCCTGACTTAATTGCTCGTGGGGCAGATTATATTGCTGCAGAAATTTTGGATTTTATTACGGATGATTACACGCAAAGTTTATTGCAGTTTGAGAATCGTGTAGAAAAAGCAGAAACGCATTTTTTTGTAGGCAGGTCGCAAAAAAAGGATATTGAACAAGTGTATTACTTGCGTCGTTCTTTGCTACGAATTCAAAGCAGTATTAGTCCTTTATCTGAATTATCCCGTCGCTTCACTCGACAAAACGTAAGTTATATTGGGGATGATAGTCGGGCTTATTTTGCTGAAGTGGCTGATCGTATTGCACGTCAAGCCGAGTTAATTAGTGCTCTACGAGATACGCTTGCCTTTGCTTTCGAAGGGGGCATGATGATTATTCAATTACAGCAAAATGACATTACGCGTAAATTAGCTGCCTGGGCAGCAATTATTGCAATACCAACTGCTTTTGCTGGTATTTACGGTATGAACTTTGAGCACATGCCTGAGCTAAGCTGGGACTATGGTTATCCGATGGTGCTAGGTGCAATGGGTGCTGTTTGTGGCAGCTTGTATTACCGATTTAAACGCATGAAGTGGTTATAA
- a CDS encoding phosphate-starvation-inducible protein PsiE, producing MIVQQNQIDKLRARLHSYAESVGNLLVEAFHYLALFAIGGMTVWAGTMTALDIIAKGTASVDDILLLFIYLELGAMVGIYFKTNHMPVRFLIYVAITALTRLMISDISHHNDPNMGVVYISGAILLLAIAVLVVRFASSRYPSTESNNQTQKINDESHEGIEP from the coding sequence ATGATTGTGCAACAAAACCAAATAGATAAACTACGGGCACGCTTACATAGCTATGCTGAATCCGTAGGCAACCTTTTAGTAGAGGCATTTCACTATTTAGCCCTGTTTGCGATAGGTGGCATGACCGTTTGGGCTGGTACTATGACGGCTTTAGATATCATCGCTAAAGGCACTGCTTCGGTCGATGACATTTTGCTGTTATTTATCTACCTAGAATTAGGGGCAATGGTTGGTATCTACTTTAAAACTAACCATATGCCTGTTCGGTTTTTAATCTATGTAGCTATCACCGCCCTCACGCGCCTCATGATTTCGGACATTTCTCATCATAATGACCCCAATATGGGGGTAGTCTATATCTCTGGGGCGATACTATTATTAGCAATTGCTGTGTTAGTCGTTCGCTTTGCCTCCTCCCGCTACCCTTCCACTGAAAGCAATAACCAAACTCAAAAAATCAATGATGAAAGTCATGAGGGCATCGAGCCCTAA